The following are encoded together in the Diabrotica undecimpunctata isolate CICGRU chromosome 7, icDiaUnde3, whole genome shotgun sequence genome:
- the LOC140446323 gene encoding uncharacterized protein gives MKGFKNVYNVEKSSSKENVTVMFTFSADGKICVPMVIYPYQRIPEKVAKGINPKWGVGRSDNGWMTAETFYQYIANVFYPHLIENNIKLPVILFVDGYKSNLSYQLSLLCNELQIEVIALYPNATRILQPCDVSIFRPLKEAWRQSVREWEEQHPGGVVNKVVFASILEQAIKKAVKLKQ, from the coding sequence ATGAAAGgtttcaaaaatgtttataacgttGAAAAAAGCTCTTCAAAAGAAAACGTCACTGTGATGTTTACGTTTTCAGCAGACGGTAAAATTTGCGTGCCTATGGTTATTTATCCTTATCAACGTATTCCTGAAAAGGTTGCTAAAGGTATTAATCCTAAATGGGGTGTGGGCAGAAGCGATAATGGTTGGATGACGGCAGAGACATTCTATCAGTATATTGCGAATGTTTTTTACCCACacttaattgaaaataatattaagcttCCAGTTATTCTTTTTGTAGATGGGTACAAGAGTAACTTAAGTTACCaattaagtctattgtgtaatgAACTGCAGATTGAAGTGATTGCACTTTATCCTAACGCCACAAGGATTTTACAACCCTGTGACGTTTCTATTTTCCGTCCATTAAAAGAAGCTTGGCGGCAATCAGTGAGAGAATGGGAAGAACAGCATCCAGGAGGGGTAGTGAATAAGGTTGTATTTGCTTCTATATTGGAGCAAGCTATAAAAAAAGCTGTAAAACTGAAACAGTAG